One Peptostreptococcus equinus genomic window carries:
- the ptsP gene encoding phosphoenolpyruvate--protein phosphotransferase, producing the protein MELKGIGASPGIAIGKALVIKNEEIKIDKKTNVDIQAEIKKLRDAIVLSKRELEQIKNKVAHEVGEEEAEIFGAHLLVLEDPELIGETENKIKNETVNADFALNETKEMFVSIFESMDNEYMRERATDIKDVTNRVIRHILGIKVVDLSSLDEEVILVAHDLTPSDTASMDKEKVQGFLTDIGGRTSHTAIMSRTLEIPAIVGIDNATTSIKDGDILVFDGDNGVLIVNPEKSIINEYKEKKKVFEADKLELEKLIGQESLTADGRKVELAGNIGTPNDLEGLINNDAEGVGLYRTEFLYMDSDKFPDEETQYQAYKKVLEGMKDKPVVIRTLDIGGDKKLSYFHMDEEMNPFLGYRAIRLCLDKTEIFKTQLRALFRASVHGKLRIMFPMISSLEELLKAKDICEEVKEELSSESILYSKDVEIGMMIEVPSAAIISDILAKHVDFFSIGTNDLVQYTCAVDRMNQKISYLYNQFNPAVLRLINLVINNAHQEGKWVGMCGESAGDEKMIPILLGFGLDEFSMSPISILRARRLIKSLNEEDMIELAEEVLDLESAEEVEKYMDDFIASRK; encoded by the coding sequence ATGGAATTAAAGGGAATAGGAGCTTCACCTGGTATTGCTATAGGTAAGGCTTTAGTAATAAAAAATGAAGAAATAAAAATTGATAAGAAAACAAATGTAGATATTCAGGCAGAGATAAAAAAGCTTAGAGATGCAATTGTATTATCTAAAAGAGAATTAGAACAGATAAAAAATAAAGTGGCTCATGAAGTAGGTGAAGAAGAAGCTGAAATATTTGGAGCACATCTTTTAGTATTAGAAGATCCTGAGTTAATAGGTGAGACTGAAAATAAGATAAAAAACGAAACTGTAAATGCTGATTTTGCTCTAAATGAAACAAAAGAAATGTTTGTTAGTATATTCGAATCAATGGATAATGAATATATGAGAGAAAGAGCAACAGATATTAAGGATGTAACTAATAGAGTCATAAGACATATATTAGGTATAAAAGTGGTTGATTTATCTTCATTAGATGAAGAGGTGATTTTGGTAGCCCATGATTTAACACCATCTGATACGGCTTCAATGGATAAAGAAAAAGTGCAAGGTTTTTTAACTGATATTGGTGGAAGAACATCTCATACAGCTATAATGTCTAGAACCTTAGAAATACCAGCAATAGTAGGTATAGATAATGCTACTACTAGTATTAAGGATGGAGATATACTAGTATTTGATGGAGATAATGGAGTGCTAATAGTGAATCCTGAAAAATCTATTATCAATGAATACAAAGAAAAGAAAAAAGTTTTTGAAGCAGATAAGCTTGAGTTGGAAAAATTAATAGGCCAAGAATCACTTACAGCTGATGGTAGAAAAGTTGAGTTGGCTGGAAATATTGGAACACCGAATGACTTAGAAGGTCTTATTAATAATGATGCAGAAGGTGTAGGTCTTTATAGAACTGAATTTTTATACATGGATAGTGATAAATTCCCTGATGAAGAAACACAATATCAGGCATATAAAAAAGTTTTAGAAGGAATGAAGGATAAGCCAGTAGTAATTAGAACACTTGATATAGGTGGAGATAAAAAGCTAAGCTATTTTCATATGGATGAAGAAATGAATCCGTTTTTAGGATATAGAGCTATTAGACTTTGCTTAGACAAAACTGAAATTTTCAAGACTCAACTAAGAGCTTTATTTAGGGCTTCTGTGCATGGAAAGTTGAGAATAATGTTCCCGATGATATCTTCTTTAGAGGAATTATTAAAAGCTAAGGATATTTGTGAAGAAGTAAAGGAAGAATTGAGTTCAGAATCTATTTTATATTCTAAAGATGTTGAAATTGGTATGATGATAGAAGTTCCATCTGCAGCAATTATATCTGATATACTTGCAAAGCATGTAGATTTCTTTTCAATAGGAACAAATGATTTAGTACAATACACATGTGCAGTTGATAGAATGAACCAAAAAATTTCTTATTTATACAACCAATTTAATCCTGCTGTATTAAGACTTATAAATCTAGTAATTAATAATGCACACCAAGAGGGAAAGTGGGTAGGTATGTGTGGAGAATCAGCTGGAGATGAGAAAATGATACCAATTTTATTAGGGTTTGGTCTTGATGAATTCTCAATGTCTCCAATATCAATTTTAAGAGCTAGAAGATTAATAAAGTCTTTAAACGAAGAAGATATGATAGAATTGGCAGAAGAAGTGCTGGATTTAGAAAGTGCTGAAGAAGTAGAAAAATATATGGATGATTTCATTGCTAGTAGAAAATAA
- a CDS encoding HAD family hydrolase: MIKLVVVDMDGTFLDDKKQKSPEYVKVIKELSKKGVQFCVASGRQMGSIKREFKGIEDYVIFIAENGSVVEFDNEIILHQPIDNKVRHEIIKKLKKDYSDKKLVYCTKDMSYIDDYDEESKKNAQTYFPVHTVVDNFEQVEDDPVKISIYSRNGYDEDCAEIEKIFSDRVKLCASGFEWIDIIRKDASKGNALKLIQKKLNVSTEETMAFGDQMNDIEMIENAKYSYAMENAVEAIKEKANFIAPSNNDFGVIQVLKKEFNIK, from the coding sequence ATGATTAAGTTAGTGGTAGTAGATATGGATGGAACTTTTTTAGATGATAAGAAACAAAAAAGTCCTGAATACGTAAAAGTGATAAAAGAATTAAGTAAAAAAGGAGTACAATTTTGTGTTGCCAGTGGCAGACAAATGGGTAGTATAAAAAGAGAATTTAAAGGTATAGAAGATTATGTGATTTTCATTGCAGAAAATGGTTCTGTAGTAGAGTTTGATAATGAGATAATTTTGCATCAGCCTATAGACAATAAAGTAAGACATGAAATTATAAAAAAGCTAAAAAAAGATTATAGTGATAAGAAATTAGTATACTGTACAAAAGATATGTCTTATATTGATGATTATGATGAAGAGTCAAAAAAAAATGCTCAAACTTACTTCCCAGTACATACAGTAGTTGACAATTTTGAACAAGTGGAAGATGATCCTGTAAAAATATCAATTTATTCAAGAAATGGATATGATGAGGACTGTGCAGAAATAGAAAAGATTTTTTCTGATAGAGTAAAATTATGTGCTTCTGGATTTGAATGGATTGATATTATTAGGAAAGATGCAAGCAAAGGTAATGCACTTAAATTAATACAAAAAAAATTAAATGTTAGCACAGAAGAAACAATGGCATTTGGCGATCAAATGAATGATATAGAGATGATAGAAAATGCAAAATATAGTTATGCAATGGAGAATGCTGTAGAAGCCATAAAAGAAAAAGCTAATTTTATCGCACCATCAAATAATGATTTTGGTGTAATACAAGTTCTAAAAAAGGAATTTAATATCAAGTAG
- a CDS encoding HPr family phosphocarrier protein → MEKKVTIINETGLHARPASMFVQQANKFKSSVELIHNGEKVNAKSIMGIMKLGLAKGTEVTIETHGEDEELALNSIVELVESGFGEK, encoded by the coding sequence ATGGAAAAGAAAGTAACAATAATCAATGAAACAGGGCTACATGCTAGACCAGCTAGTATGTTTGTACAGCAGGCAAATAAATTTAAGTCTTCTGTAGAACTTATTCATAATGGAGAAAAAGTAAATGCGAAATCTATCATGGGTATAATGAAATTAGGTTTAGCGAAGGGAACTGAGGTAACTATAGAAACACATGGTGAAGATGAAGAGCTAGCACTTAATTCTATAGTAGAATTAGTTGAGAGTGGATTTGGCGAAAAATAG
- a CDS encoding LCP family protein: MSKLKRFVVFLFVLVIVIPLASLAMTSLLFGDMHDKNIDTSELEDYSHTHKDGIKNILIMGTDARPGEKVSRSDSMMMLTIDTIHNDIKITSFARDSFVKIPGYGMSKLTHAYAYGKEGLLIKTIENNFDIDIDDFVLINFDSFIAIIDSLDGVTVNVNKGEMKEMNKFIPETYEWSKNQDKGPMKLVENTGEQKLNGYQALAFARIRHNDSAFGRDNRQRMIVSSIMKEVKNSSKLKYPALLKAATPYIKTNMSSKDILGYGLNVMGLDTSEVKQLEFPLVDNPKYAQGGIYGNHGWVVRFEKSSIKILHDFVFDDISYKE; this comes from the coding sequence ATGTCCAAATTAAAAAGATTTGTTGTGTTTTTATTTGTATTAGTAATAGTAATACCATTAGCCTCTTTAGCAATGACATCATTGTTGTTTGGGGATATGCACGATAAAAATATTGATACAAGTGAACTAGAAGACTATTCACATACTCACAAAGATGGTATAAAGAATATTTTAATAATGGGTACAGATGCTAGACCAGGAGAAAAAGTTTCAAGATCTGACTCTATGATGATGCTAACAATAGATACTATACATAATGATATAAAGATAACATCATTTGCTAGAGATTCTTTTGTGAAGATACCTGGATATGGAATGTCTAAATTAACTCATGCTTACGCATATGGTAAAGAAGGATTACTTATTAAGACTATTGAAAATAATTTTGATATTGATATAGATGACTTTGTATTGATAAACTTTGATTCTTTTATAGCAATAATAGACTCACTTGATGGCGTTACTGTAAATGTAAACAAAGGTGAAATGAAAGAGATGAATAAATTTATACCTGAAACTTATGAATGGAGTAAAAATCAAGATAAAGGTCCTATGAAACTTGTGGAAAACACTGGAGAACAAAAATTAAATGGATATCAAGCACTTGCTTTTGCTAGAATAAGACATAATGACAGTGCATTTGGTAGAGATAATAGACAAAGAATGATTGTATCAAGCATTATGAAGGAAGTAAAAAATTCATCTAAGTTAAAATACCCTGCTCTTTTGAAAGCTGCCACACCTTATATAAAAACAAATATGTCTTCAAAAGATATTCTAGGATACGGACTAAATGTAATGGGATTGGATACTTCAGAGGTTAAGCAACTTGAATTTCCTTTAGTTGACAATCCGAAATATGCACAAGGTGGCATATATGGAAACCATGGATGGGTCGTAAGATTTGAAAAATCATCTATAAAAATACTTCACGATTTTGTATTTGATGATATAAGTTATAAGGAATAA
- a CDS encoding N-acetylmuramoyl-L-alanine amidase family protein, whose translation MLKKKKRRKLNKKKLFLVIIVFAIILALIFKIFTFAFSLIKPDNNQTKEKVKTAQEIENEEERKINITIDPAKGGKNKGLATKDGGMYEKDINLEIAKLIKNNLEKHSDVNVKLTRAYDDDLSLEDRKKIINENKTDILISVRLNGQSSSDEASGIDTYYNSENVKSEVKKNSNISNVEAKNTNKDLKNSNKQDSDSKADSEYDGDSTKNKDDRKPLSKYLASSVQTTTLSFIDMKDRGVVKNDIDILSYVKMPAIVMHCGFISNKADAEKLENNKHRSDIANGISEGTLLFIDNYRGEIFKDRINYR comes from the coding sequence TTGCTAAAAAAGAAGAAAAGAAGAAAATTAAATAAGAAAAAATTATTTTTAGTGATAATAGTATTTGCTATTATATTGGCATTAATATTTAAGATCTTTACTTTTGCCTTTTCTTTAATAAAGCCTGATAATAATCAAACTAAAGAAAAGGTAAAAACAGCTCAAGAAATAGAGAATGAAGAAGAAAGAAAAATCAATATTACAATTGATCCAGCCAAAGGTGGAAAGAATAAGGGGTTAGCCACTAAAGATGGCGGTATGTATGAGAAGGATATTAATCTTGAAATAGCAAAATTGATAAAAAACAATTTAGAAAAGCATTCAGATGTAAATGTCAAGTTGACTAGAGCATACGATGACGATCTTTCTCTAGAAGACAGAAAAAAGATAATTAATGAAAATAAAACAGATATTTTAATATCAGTTAGGTTAAATGGACAAAGTTCAAGTGATGAAGCTAGTGGAATAGATACGTATTATAATTCTGAAAATGTGAAATCAGAAGTTAAAAAAAATAGTAACATATCAAATGTAGAGGCTAAGAATACAAATAAAGACTTAAAAAACAGCAATAAACAAGATTCAGATTCTAAGGCAGATAGTGAATATGATGGTGATAGCACAAAAAATAAAGATGATAGAAAACCGCTATCTAAATATTTGGCAAGTTCAGTTCAAACGACTACATTGTCTTTTATAGATATGAAAGATAGAGGTGTGGTTAAGAATGATATAGATATATTATCTTATGTAAAAATGCCTGCGATTGTTATGCACTGTGGATTTATTTCTAACAAAGCTGATGCTGAAAAACTTGAAAATAATAAGCATAGAAGTGATATAGCAAATGGTATAAGTGAGGGAACTCTTTTATTTATAGATAATTATAGAGGTGAAATATTTAAGGATAGAATAAACTATAGGTAA
- a CDS encoding LCP family protein: MIFLLVLVIAFPTIFAGVIYTKLKTMHNTDEFDMLKTNKYKFDNSITNILLLGSDARPGEEVSRSDSMMILTVDTKHKKLKITSLGRDTYVKIPGHGYEKLTHAYAYGKEKLTIQTIEDNFKLDLQYYAKVDFFSFIDTIDALGGVEVDVKEGEINELNKFVEECYDWDKKDNKPPFEKFTKTGVQNLKGYQALAFSRIRKNDGTMQRDDRQRQVIEAIVKKLEKTSFTKYPKILNAVKPYVKTNMSPGEMMALGMDVMDMDNLHITTQQFPLHPENEIRLPHAGYVIPFEQYEVDLLHKFIFDDKKPTEEDIKKATLEWQESGKISQYSRDPEYRNSGLPIGGNSSDSDEFSNEQNNNQSKFDSSSNEFNSDSNNENF; this comes from the coding sequence GTGATTTTTTTATTGGTTTTAGTAATTGCATTCCCTACTATATTCGCTGGGGTTATATATACTAAATTAAAAACTATGCACAACACTGATGAATTTGATATGCTAAAAACAAATAAATATAAATTTGACAACAGTATTACAAATATACTACTCTTGGGTAGTGATGCTAGACCAGGTGAAGAAGTATCAAGATCTGATTCAATGATGATTCTCACAGTTGATACAAAGCACAAAAAACTAAAAATAACTTCCTTAGGTAGAGATACTTATGTAAAAATACCTGGACATGGTTATGAAAAATTAACCCATGCATATGCATATGGTAAAGAAAAACTTACAATCCAGACAATTGAGGATAACTTTAAATTAGATCTTCAATATTATGCAAAAGTTGACTTTTTCTCATTTATAGATACCATAGATGCTTTAGGTGGTGTGGAAGTAGATGTTAAAGAAGGCGAAATTAATGAGTTGAATAAATTTGTTGAAGAATGTTACGATTGGGATAAGAAAGATAATAAACCCCCATTTGAAAAGTTCACAAAAACTGGAGTTCAAAATTTAAAAGGATATCAAGCTTTGGCATTTTCTAGAATTAGAAAAAATGATGGTACAATGCAAAGAGACGATAGACAAAGACAAGTAATAGAAGCCATAGTCAAAAAACTAGAAAAAACATCTTTTACAAAATATCCTAAGATTTTAAACGCTGTAAAGCCTTATGTAAAAACTAATATGTCTCCTGGTGAAATGATGGCATTAGGTATGGATGTAATGGATATGGACAATCTACATATTACTACACAGCAGTTTCCACTTCATCCAGAGAATGAAATAAGACTTCCTCACGCAGGATATGTAATACCATTTGAACAATATGAAGTTGATTTACTTCATAAATTTATATTTGATGATAAAAAACCTACTGAAGAAGACATCAAAAAAGCCACACTAGAATGGCAAGAATCAGGTAAAATATCTCAATATTCAAGAGATCCAGAATATAGAAATTCCGGCTTACCAATAGGTGGTAATTCTTCAGATAGTGATGAATTTTCTAATGAGCAAAATAATAATCAATCTAAATTTGATTCATCTAGTAATGAATTTAATTCTGACTCAAATAATGAAAATTTCTAA